Proteins from a genomic interval of Chryseobacterium indologenes:
- a CDS encoding outer membrane beta-barrel protein: MKRLILTGILAVAGLTATANAQIQKGNWMVGGNLAGANFGLNKGGGYDFNIQPKGAYFIEDNIAVGGYVDLGFKGAKDAPTTFTYNVGALGRYYLNPGEQGVNNLLHHGRWFLEGNLGVGGTSISKGGSSSNGLNFGFGPGYSYFITPNIGLEGLVKYDANAGFGSGGYTNKITFGLGFQIYLPTSKGKQIINDVK, from the coding sequence ATGAAAAGACTTATTTTAACAGGGATATTAGCTGTGGCAGGTTTAACAGCAACTGCAAACGCTCAGATTCAGAAAGGTAATTGGATGGTAGGTGGTAACCTGGCAGGTGCAAACTTCGGATTAAACAAAGGAGGAGGTTATGATTTTAACATCCAGCCGAAAGGAGCTTATTTCATCGAAGATAACATCGCAGTTGGGGGTTATGTAGATTTAGGATTTAAAGGAGCTAAAGATGCACCTACTACTTTCACGTATAATGTAGGAGCATTAGGACGTTACTATCTAAATCCGGGGGAACAGGGAGTAAACAACTTGCTTCACCACGGAAGATGGTTTTTAGAAGGTAATTTAGGAGTTGGAGGAACATCTATTTCTAAAGGAGGATCTTCATCTAACGGACTTAATTTTGGATTCGGACCTGGTTACTCTTACTTCATCACTCCAAATATTGGATTAGAAGGTTTAGTTAAATATGACGCTAATGCAGGATTCGGAAGCGGTGGATATACTAACAAAATTACTTTTGGTTTAGGTTTCCAGATTTATCTTCCGACATCTAAAGGAAAACAAATCATCAACGACGTTAAGTAA
- a CDS encoding peroxiredoxin, whose translation MSIKLGDTAPNFHAETSLGEINFHDYLGDSWGILFSHPADYTPVCTTELGFTAKLHADFVQRNTKVIALSVDGVEDHQNWVKDINETQNTEVQFPIIADKERKISELYDFIHPNASVTATVRSLLIIDPSKKVRLIITYPASTGRNFNEILRVLDSLQLVDAYTVATPANWENGDDVIVPPNISTDYARKIFPKGVTEVKPYLRYTPQPNT comes from the coding sequence ATGTCAATTAAACTAGGAGATACGGCACCCAACTTTCACGCAGAGACCTCTTTAGGCGAAATCAACTTTCACGACTATCTCGGAGATTCATGGGGAATATTATTTTCACATCCTGCAGATTATACGCCGGTTTGCACTACAGAGCTGGGTTTTACTGCTAAGCTGCACGCTGACTTTGTTCAGAGAAATACAAAGGTCATTGCATTAAGTGTGGATGGAGTAGAGGACCACCAAAACTGGGTTAAAGACATCAATGAAACTCAGAATACAGAGGTTCAGTTTCCTATAATTGCTGATAAAGAAAGGAAAATTTCAGAATTGTATGATTTTATCCATCCTAATGCTTCAGTCACTGCCACCGTTCGTTCTTTGCTGATTATTGATCCGTCAAAAAAAGTAAGACTGATTATTACCTATCCGGCTTCTACAGGGAGAAATTTTAATGAAATACTGAGAGTCCTGGATTCTTTACAGCTGGTAGACGCTTATACTGTGGCTACTCCGGCGAATTGGGAGAATGGTGATGATGTCATTGTTCCTCCGAATATTTCTACCGACTATGCCAGAAAGATATTCCCTAAGGGAGTAACGGAAGTAAAACCGTATTTAAGATACACTCCTCAACCCAATACATGA
- the sucC gene encoding ADP-forming succinate--CoA ligase subunit beta produces the protein MNLHEYQSKEILSKYGVAIQRGFVANSVDEAVAAAEKLTAETGAQAWVVKAQIHAGGRGKGGGVKFSPNMDKLKENAQNIIGMQLVTPQTSAEGKKVNSVLIAEDVYYPGESETKEFYVSILLDRAEGKNTIVYSTEGGMDIEHVAEVTPHLIHNELIDPAIGLQGFQARKIAFNLGLEGNAFKEFVKFISSLYNAYTGIDASLFEINPVLKTSDNKIIAVDAKVTLDDNSLFRHKDLAELRDTREEDPMDVEAGEAGLNFVKLDGNVACMVNGAGLAMATMDIIKLSGGNPANFLDVGGTADAQRVQTAFGIILRDPNVKAILINIFGGIVRCDRVAQGVVDAYKAMGSLPVPLIVRLQGTNAVEAKKLIDDSGLPVHSAITLEEAANKVKEVLA, from the coding sequence ATGAATCTTCACGAGTATCAATCAAAAGAGATTTTATCAAAGTACGGAGTAGCTATCCAACGTGGTTTCGTTGCAAACAGCGTAGACGAAGCTGTAGCAGCTGCTGAAAAATTGACTGCTGAAACCGGAGCACAGGCTTGGGTTGTAAAAGCACAGATTCACGCAGGGGGTCGTGGTAAAGGTGGGGGTGTTAAGTTCTCTCCAAACATGGATAAACTTAAAGAAAACGCTCAGAATATCATCGGAATGCAGTTGGTAACTCCACAAACTTCTGCTGAAGGTAAAAAAGTAAACTCTGTTTTGATTGCAGAAGATGTTTATTATCCTGGAGAATCTGAAACTAAAGAATTTTATGTTTCTATTCTTTTAGATAGAGCTGAAGGGAAAAATACAATCGTATATTCTACTGAAGGTGGTATGGATATTGAGCACGTTGCTGAAGTAACACCTCATTTGATCCACAACGAGTTGATTGATCCTGCGATCGGTCTTCAAGGTTTCCAGGCTAGAAAAATTGCTTTCAACCTAGGTCTTGAAGGGAATGCATTCAAAGAATTTGTGAAATTTATTTCATCTCTTTACAATGCGTACACAGGAATTGATGCTTCTCTTTTCGAAATCAACCCTGTATTAAAAACTTCTGATAACAAAATTATCGCTGTAGATGCTAAAGTAACTTTAGATGACAACTCATTGTTCCGTCACAAAGATTTAGCTGAGCTTAGAGATACAAGAGAAGAAGATCCGATGGATGTTGAAGCTGGTGAAGCCGGTCTTAACTTCGTAAAATTGGATGGTAACGTTGCTTGTATGGTAAACGGAGCCGGTCTTGCAATGGCAACTATGGATATCATCAAATTATCCGGTGGTAACCCTGCAAACTTCCTTGACGTAGGAGGTACTGCTGATGCTCAGAGAGTACAGACTGCTTTCGGAATCATCTTAAGAGATCCCAACGTAAAGGCGATCCTGATCAACATCTTCGGAGGTATCGTAAGATGTGACAGAGTTGCTCAGGGGGTTGTAGATGCTTACAAAGCTATGGGTAGCCTTCCGGTTCCATTGATCGTAAGATTACAGGGAACTAACGCGGTAGAAGCTAAAAAATTAATTGATGATTCTGGTCTTCCGGTTCACTCTGCAATTACTTTAGAAGAAGCTGCAAACAAAGTAAAAGAAGTTTTAGCATAA
- a CDS encoding chloride channel protein — MKINRRRRLIRTFNLLDQPIRFNPFVFSRTFFMWAVTGLVGGIIAGGYWIVLEHFTEFLAEFQGWQVIPTMAICGLLAGLVIHFIGDPGEIHLIVNNIRFNKGKLDPKNNPSMILSSLFCVASGGSLGPEAPLVQVTGSTGTYLGKIFRLKGEELRSLSIAGMASGFTALFGAPLGGSLFSLEILHHKHAVEYYKAIIPALVASCFSYLMFALIIHLGIGVTWDLKAYHYTGVYDFLYATLFGAVGTFFGWIFIFVVKFFKKVFEYRKFPIYIKTLTGGLILGIIAYNFPITRYFGHNEINQLIGGNFGLKFLILVLVFKILAIAITVTSGWRGGFIIPLFFVGTTLGLIIHTLFPSVDTTLAIVSCMAAINACVTRTPMSTTIILGTLTGFTYFVPILFASLTGYFLAPRIPFIGSQSEKLTEE; from the coding sequence ATGAAAATTAATAGAAGAAGACGGTTAATACGAACATTTAATCTTTTAGATCAACCTATCAGATTTAATCCGTTTGTGTTTAGCCGTACTTTTTTTATGTGGGCTGTTACAGGTCTGGTAGGAGGTATTATTGCCGGTGGATATTGGATTGTTTTAGAACATTTTACAGAGTTTCTGGCTGAATTTCAAGGGTGGCAGGTAATTCCAACCATGGCCATCTGCGGCTTGCTGGCTGGTCTGGTAATTCATTTTATCGGCGATCCCGGAGAAATTCACCTGATTGTTAATAATATCAGATTCAATAAAGGAAAACTGGATCCGAAGAATAATCCTTCCATGATTTTATCCTCGCTGTTTTGTGTGGCATCAGGAGGAAGTTTAGGACCGGAAGCTCCTTTGGTACAGGTAACAGGTTCTACAGGAACTTACCTTGGAAAAATTTTCAGATTGAAAGGAGAAGAATTGCGTTCCTTGAGTATCGCCGGAATGGCTTCAGGCTTTACCGCATTATTCGGCGCACCGCTTGGCGGAAGTCTTTTCTCCCTCGAAATCCTGCATCACAAACATGCTGTGGAATATTATAAAGCGATTATTCCGGCTTTGGTGGCAAGCTGCTTCAGTTATCTGATGTTTGCATTGATTATTCATTTAGGAATCGGGGTAACCTGGGACCTGAAGGCTTATCATTATACAGGAGTATATGATTTTTTATATGCGACATTGTTCGGAGCTGTAGGAACTTTTTTTGGATGGATTTTCATTTTTGTGGTGAAATTCTTCAAAAAAGTTTTTGAATACAGGAAGTTTCCCATTTACATCAAAACCTTGACTGGAGGACTTATCCTGGGCATTATTGCTTATAATTTTCCGATCACCAGATATTTTGGTCACAACGAGATCAATCAGCTGATCGGTGGAAATTTCGGATTGAAATTTTTGATTTTAGTCCTTGTTTTTAAAATTCTGGCGATCGCCATTACAGTAACTTCAGGATGGAGGGGTGGTTTTATCATTCCATTGTTCTTTGTAGGAACAACGCTGGGGTTGATTATCCACACTCTATTCCCCTCTGTAGATACCACTTTAGCGATTGTAAGCTGTATGGCAGCTATCAATGCCTGTGTGACAAGAACACCGATGAGTACAACAATTATTTTGGGAACCCTGACCGGATTTACTTATTTTGTCCCGATCTTGTTTGCCAGTTTAACCGGGTATTTCCTTGCCCCAAGAATTCCGTTTATCGGATCTCAATCTGAGAAATTAACGGAAGAATAA
- a CDS encoding DUF423 domain-containing protein, with amino-acid sequence MKTITLIFGAVYGMVSVILGAFGAHALKKILAVERLESFETGVRYQMYAAFFLLIIGYILKFETSAERWTSILMIAGTLLFSVSIYFLSMQDYLGVNLKFLGPITPLGGLMMILSWGMLILYFAKNKI; translated from the coding sequence ATGAAAACAATTACTTTGATTTTTGGAGCAGTTTACGGAATGGTTTCTGTAATCCTTGGTGCTTTCGGGGCACACGCTTTAAAGAAAATATTAGCTGTAGAAAGACTGGAGAGTTTTGAAACAGGAGTAAGATACCAGATGTACGCGGCATTTTTTCTGCTGATCATCGGATATATCTTGAAATTTGAAACTTCTGCGGAGAGATGGACTTCCATTTTAATGATTGCAGGAACATTATTATTTTCAGTGAGCATCTATTTCCTGAGCATGCAGGATTATCTGGGAGTGAATCTGAAATTTCTGGGGCCTATCACGCCGCTGGGAGGATTGATGATGATCTTAAGCTGGGGAATGCTTATTCTTTATTTTGCTAAAAATAAGATCTAA